Proteins encoded together in one Telopea speciosissima isolate NSW1024214 ecotype Mountain lineage chromosome 4, Tspe_v1, whole genome shotgun sequence window:
- the LOC122658082 gene encoding profilin-1, with product MSWQTYVDDHLMCDIDGQEGHRLAAASIIGHDGSVWAQSASFPQFKPEEITGIMNDFAEPGYLAPTGLFLAGTKYMVIQGEPGAVIRGKKGSGGITIKKTNQALIFGIYEEPVAPGQCNMIVERLGDYLIDQGL from the exons ATGTCGTGGCAAACTTACGTCGACGATCATCTCATGTGCGATATCGATGGCCAGGAGGGCCACCGTCTCGCGGCTGCTTCCATCATCGGTCACGACGGAAGTGTCTGGGCTCAGAGCGCTTCATTCCCTCAG TTTAAGCCTGAGGAGATTACAGGTATCATGAATGATTTTGCTGAACCAGGCTACCTTGCTCCTACTGGCTTATTCCTTGCGGGAacaaaatatatggttatccaAGGAGAACCTGGAGCTGTGATCCGTGGAAAGAAG GGATCTGGCGGTATCACTATAAAGAAGACCAACCAAGCTCTAATTTTTGGTATCTATGAAGAGCCTGTTGCTCCAGGACAGTGCAACATGATTGTTGAGAGGTTGGGGGATTACCTCATTGATCAGGGTCTGTAG
- the LOC122658083 gene encoding profilin-2, which translates to MSWQTYVDDHLMCDIDGSGSHLANAAIIGHDGSVWAQSPAFPQFKPEEITGIMNDFEEPGTLAPTGLYLGGTKYMVIQGEAGAVIRGKKGSGGITIKKTTMALILGIYEEPVTPGQCNMIVERLGDYLIDQGL; encoded by the exons ATGTCGTGGCAAACTTATGTTGATGACCATCTGATGTGTGACATCGATGGCTCTGGTAGTCATCTGGCTAACGCTGCGATTATCGGTCATGATGGCAGCGTTTGGGCTCAGAGCCCCGCTTTCCCTCAG TTTAAGCCGGAAGAAATTACTGGCATTATGAATGACTTTGAAGAACCTGGAACACTTGCTCCAACTGGCTTATACCTTGGTGGCACAAAGTATATGGTGATTCAAGGTGAAGCTGGGGCTGTCATCAGAGGAAAGAAG GGTTCTGGTGGTATTACCATAAAGAAAACCACTATGGCTTTGATCCTTGGAATTTATGAGGAGCCAGTCACTCCCGGTCAGTGCAACATGATTGTTGAGAGGCTTGGTGATTATCTCATTGATCAGGGTCTTTAG
- the LOC122658084 gene encoding uncharacterized protein LOC122658084: MILVTIMAELMEEYTVLLARVLEHLFLEAPFPRWMGFLILSNLPYAFATTTTPRTI, encoded by the coding sequence ATGATTTTGGTGACGATCATGGCGGAGCTAATGGAGGAGTACACGGTGCTCCTTGCTAGGGTCTTGGAGCATCTCTTCCTCGAAGCCCCCTTCCCAAGATGGATGGGCTTTCTCATACTCAGTAATCTTCCTTATGCTTTCGCCACCACTACCACTCCAAGGACGATTTGA